A stretch of Desulfobacteraceae bacterium DNA encodes these proteins:
- a CDS encoding Txe/YoeB family addiction module toxin — protein sequence MWRVVFTKQARKDAKKFSSANLRQKAEILIDILRENPYQTPLPFEKLLGDLTGAYSRRTNIQHRLVYQVIDDANVVKVLRMWTHYE from the coding sequence AAACAGGCTCGAAAGGACGCTAAAAAATTTTCCTCTGCAAATTTGCGCCAAAAAGCCGAGATACTTATCGATATCCTGCGAGAAAACCCATACCAGACTCCTCTGCCATTTGAAAAGCTGCTCGGCGATTTAACGGGTGCCTATTCACGTCGAACCAATATCCAACATCGACTGGTATATCAAGTTATAGACGACGCCAATGTTGTGAAAGTCCTTCGGATGTGGACCCATTATGAATAG